The Panicum hallii strain FIL2 chromosome 9, PHallii_v3.1, whole genome shotgun sequence genome has a window encoding:
- the LOC112877647 gene encoding BOI-related E3 ubiquitin-protein ligase 1-like: MAVEAHHLLHAGGGAGGQRQLLAPHAGWAWAAGDAACREPPASAARQGQRRPVTGQQQQHRFQHPCAATPVAAAGPQLVAPPGRYAPGPQLCAADASESGVTFGGGGGARQEALAAAAAATRKRKRAGEGQAAQALGIAAADVAAHFQQQLVDVDGLVLQHTSKMWVELREQRRRHAGQVVAAVEAAAAKRLRAKGEEIERIGRLNWALEERVKSLYVEAQVWRDLAQSNEAAANALRGELQQALDAQQARCGVVLAGDAESCCCGENDVAGGTGAVNEGEEDEAGTTSGRRMCTMCGEGAAEVLLLPCRHLCACAPCAGAARACPACGCAKNGSVCVNFS, translated from the exons ATGGCCGTCGAGGCGCACCACCTGCTCCacgcgggaggaggggcgggaGGGCAGAGGCAGCTGCTGGCGCCCCACGCGGGATGGGCCTGGGCGGCGGGCGACGCCGCGTGCCGCGAGCcgccggcgagcgcggcgcggcaggggcagcGGAGACCCGTCAcgggccagcagcagcagcacaggTTCCAGCACCCGTGCGCGGCCAccccggtcgcggcggcggggccgcagCTTGTCGCGCCGCCGGGGCGGTACGCGCCCGGGCCGCAGCTGTGCGCGGCCGACGCGTCGGAGAGCGGCGTCACGTtcggaggtggaggcggcgcgcggcaggaggcgctggcggcggcggcggcggcgaccaggAAGCGGAagcgcgccggcgaggggcaGGCGGCGCAGGCGCTCGGGATCGCCGCGGCCGACGTGGCGGCGCACTTCCAGCAGCAGCTGGTCGACGTCGACGGCCTCGTGCTCCAACAC ACCTCCAAGATGTGGGTGGAGCTGAGGGAGCAGCGCCGGCGGCACGCCGGGCAGGTGGTGGCCGCCgtggaggccgcggcggcgaagCGGCTGCGCGCCAAGGGCGAGGAGATCGAGCGGATCGGCCGCCTCAACTGGGCGCTGGAGGAGCGGGTCAAGAGCCTCTACGTGGAGGCGCAGGTGTGGCGCGACCTGGCGCAGTCCAACGAGGCCGCCGCCAACGCGCTccgcggcgagctgcagcaAGCGCTCGACGCCCAGCAGGCGCGCTGCGGCGTCGTCCTCGCCGGCGACGCCGAATCGTGCTGCTGCGGGGAGAACGACGTCGCCGGCGGCACCGGGGCCGTCAACGAGggggaggaggacgaggcaggGACGACGTCGGGGAGGAGGATGTGCACGATGTGCGGCGAGGGCGCGGCCgaggtgctgctgctgccttgCCGGCACCTGTGCGCGTGCGCGCcgtgcgcgggcgcggcgcgggcgtgcCCGGCGTGCGGGTGCGCCAAGAACGGCAGCGTCTGCGTCAACTTTTCGTGA
- the LOC112876002 gene encoding acidic leucine-rich nuclear phosphoprotein 32-related protein 2-like — MAAVGEDDAAWERAIDAATKAASAATSGPKTLTLDGAVKSSTGRLPSPALFERFAASLEELSIAGARLSSLEGMPCLPALRRLSLPDNRLSGSAALAAVAEACGATLRHLDLGNNRFAEVEELEPLAKLGIEALDLEQCPVSKAKGYREKVFALIPSLEYLDGADAEGNERLETDDEDYVEEEDDEEGEEGEDGEGEEGEDGEGEEGEEDDGEEGDEEGEEEGEGDDDDEEEGGDEEAEDEEDEADDDELDADADDKENIESKVGSSLPNKRKRDNDDDTNGDN; from the exons ATGGCCGCCGTCGGCGAGGACGATGCGGCGTGGGAGCGCGCCATTGACGCCGCCACCAAGGCCGCTTCCGCTGCCACCTCCGGGCCCAAGACCCTCACCCTTGACGGCGCCGTCAAGTCCTCCACTGGCCGGCTCCCCTCCCCGGCCCTCTTCGAGCGCTTCGCCGCGTCCCTCGAGGAGCTGTCCATCGCGGGGGCCCGCCTATCCTCGCTCGAGGGCATGCCGTGCCTCCCggcgctccgccgcctctcgcTCCCCGACAACCGCCTCTCGGGgtccgccgcgctcgccgccgtcgcggaGGCCTGCGGCGCCACGCTGCGCCACCTGGATCTGGGGAACAACCGCTTCGCCGAGGTCGAGGAGCTCGAGCCGCTGGCCAAGCTCGGGATCGAGGCGCTCGACCTGGAGCAGTGCCCCGTCAGCAAGGCCAAGGGGTACAGGGAGAAGGTCTTCGCGCTGATTCCCAGCTTGGAGTATCTGGATGGCGCCGACGCCGAAGGCAACGAGCGTTTGGAGACGGATGACGAAGACTACgttgaggaggaggacgacgaggagggggaggagggagaagaCGGGGAGGGTGAGGAAGGAGAAGacggggagggggaggagggagaagaGGATGATGGTGAGGAAGGGGATGAAGAAGgtgaggaggaaggggaaggggatgatgatgatgaagaagaaggtgGTGATGAAGAG GCTGAagacgaagaggatgaagctGATGATGACGAACTTGATGCTGACGCAGATGACAAGGAGAACATTGAAAGCAAAGTAGGATCTTCCCTGCCAAACAAGAGGAAAAGGGATAATGATGATGACACCAATGGAGACAATTAA
- the LOC112876001 gene encoding putative receptor-like protein kinase At4g00960 isoform X2, which yields MISFIWYTSDHTMDAMVSFILMNLLCNSDNSYALNSTYHSNVVALLGSLSADASNSTVGFATGAAGRGPDQVWGLALCRGDVNGTSCASCLALAPGVAFGNCSGVRDVSVYYDRCLLRFSDEDFLASPDDPAAPVQYGLNLEVNITGDPGRFVGLAADLVGALSGWAAHNSTSRYAAGVMTSAQGFTTTDFAVVRNIYGLVQCTPDHAPESCLGCLGRLRDEMPAVFNGTSGAQFNLVWCNLRYEVFPFYDSNPVVKLVAPPPPPPAPAGASGRNDANRTRGAGNASSAAAVVLGVVLAGVLVSTFIVFLRRKAQVKQYAEEDEDSGSLLFDLTTLRRATANFAEENKLGHGGFGAVYKGFLPDGRQIAVKRLDKASSQGLKQLKNELLLVAKLRHNNLAKLYGVCLKEQEKLLVYEYLPNRSLDTFLFAPETEKRLLLGWEARYRIIYGTARGLLYLHEDSQVKVVHRDLKASNILLDADMNPKISDFGLARLFSGDKTTTVTSQVVGTLGYMAPEYAVMGHLSVKLDVYSFGVLVLEIITGRRNTDACFESEVDDGGSSTMLSHVWDRWSKGTALETMDPSLDSQAPESEVLKCIHLGLLCVQENPADRPAMLDVLVMLHGQTSSFAAPSKPAFAFGHGETLSSGERPNVSGGPGNQRAPAADFSVNEMSVSEFQPR from the exons ATGATCTCCTTCATATGGTACACAAG CGACCACACCATGGACGCCATGGTATCCTTCATCCTCATGAACCTGCTGTGCAACAGCGACAACTCCTACGCCCTCAACTCCACCTACCACTCCAACGTCGTCGCGCTCCTCGGTTCCCTGTCCGCGGACGCGTCCAACTCCACGGTCGGCTTCGCCACCGgcgcggccggccgcggcccgGACCAGGTGTGGGGCCTCGCGCTCTGCCGCGGCGACGTCAACGGCACCAGCTGCGCGTCCTGCCTCGCCCTCGCCCCGGGCGTCGCGTTCGGCAACTGCAGCGGCGTCAGGGACGTCTCCGTCTACTACGACCGCTGCCTCCTCCGGTTCTCGGACGAGGACTTCCTGGCCAGCCCGGACGACCCCGCCGCGCCGGTGCAGTACGGCCTCAACCTGGAGGTCAACATCACCGGCGACCCCGGCCGGTTCGTCGGGCTCGCGGCCGACCTCGTCGGCGCGCTGTCCGGCTGGGCGGCGCACAACTCCACGTCCAGGTACGCCGCCGGGGTGATGACCTCCGCCCAGGGGTTCACGACGACGGACTTCGCCGTGGTGCGCAACATCTACGGGCTGGTGCAGTGCACGCCGGACCACGCACCGGAGTCGTGCCTGGGGTGCCTCGGCAGGCTCAGGGACGAGATGCCGGCCGTGTTCAACGGCACCTCCGGCGCGCAGTTCAACCTGGTCTGGTGCAACCTTAGGTACGAGGTGTTCCCCTTCTACGACAGCAACCCGGTGGTGAagctcgtcgcgccgccgccgccgccgccggctccggcGGGTGCGTCTGGCCGGAACGACG CGAACAGGACAAGGGGAGCGGGAAATGCATCGTCAGCAGCTGCCGTCGTCCTCGGTGTCGTCCTAGCTGGCGTCCTTGTGTCCACGTTTATCGTCTTCCTCCGGAGGAAAGCTCAAGTAAAGCAAT ATGCCGAAGAAGACGAAGATTCCGGGTCACTTCTCTTTGACCTGACAACGTTGAGAAGGGCAACGGCAAATTTCGCCGAAGAGAATAAGCTTGGGCATGGAGGTTTTGGTGCAGTGTACAAA GGGTTCTTGCCCGACGGGCGGCAGATCGCCGTGAAGAGACTGGACAAAGCCTCGTCGCAAGGCCTGAAGCAGCTGAAGAACGAGCTGCTGCTGGTCGCCAAGCTTCGGCACAACAACCTCGCGAAGCTTTACGGCGTCTGCTTGAAGGAACAAGAGAAGCTGCTTGTCTACGAGTACCTGCCCAATCGAAGCCTGGACACCTTCCTCTTCG CACCTGAGACTGAGAAGCGTCTGTTGTTAGGATGGGAGGCAAGGTACCGCATAATCTACGGAACAGCACGAGGCCTGCTGTACCTTCACGAGGACTCGCAGGTCAAGGTCGTGCACCGTGATCTCAAGGCCAGCAACATCCTGCTGGACGCCGACATGAACCCAAAGATCTCCGATTTCGGGCTGGCAAGGCTCTTCAGCGGCGACAAGACGACTACGGTCACGAGCCAAGTCGTCGGGACACT AGGGTACATGGCACCGGAGTACGCAGTCATGGGGCACCTTTCGGTCAAGCTAGATGTGTACAGCTTTGGAGTCCTGGTCCTGGAGATCATCACCGGGAGGAGAAACACCGATGCCTGCTTTGAATCAGAGGTAGACGACGGAGGATCAAGCACGATGCTGAGCCAC GTATGGGATCGCTGGTCGAAGGGAACGGCGCTGGAGACCATGGATCCGTCGCTGGACTCCCAAGCACCGGAGAGCGAGGTGCTCAAGTGCATCCACCTCGGGCTCCTCTGCGTGCAGGAGAACCCGGCGGACCGGCCGGCCATGCTGGACGTCCTCGTCATGCTCCACGGCCAAACCTCGAGTTTTGCCGCGCCGTCGAAGCCGGCGTTCGCCTTTGGGCACGGCGAGACGTTGAGCTCCGGCGAAAGGCCTAATGTGTCTGGAGGTCCAGGCAACCAAAGAGCACCTGCTGCTGATTTCTCTGTGAACGAAATGTCTGTATCAGAGTTCCAGCCTAGATAG
- the LOC112876001 gene encoding putative receptor-like protein kinase At4g00960 isoform X3, giving the protein MWHNCFCNPTKRDSDHTMDAMVSFILMNLLCNSDNSYALNSTYHSNVVALLGSLSADASNSTVGFATGAAGRGPDQVWGLALCRGDVNGTSCASCLALAPGVAFGNCSGVRDVSVYYDRCLLRFSDEDFLASPDDPAAPVQYGLNLEVNITGDPGRFVGLAADLVGALSGWAAHNSTSRYAAGVMTSAQGFTTTDFAVVRNIYGLVQCTPDHAPESCLGCLGRLRDEMPAVFNGTSGAQFNLVWCNLRYEVFPFYDSNPVVKLVAPPPPPPAPAGASGRNDANRTRGAGNASSAAAVVLGVVLAGVLVSTFIVFLRRKAQVKQYAEEDEDSGSLLFDLTTLRRATANFAEENKLGHGGFGAVYKGFLPDGRQIAVKRLDKASSQGLKQLKNELLLVAKLRHNNLAKLYGVCLKEQEKLLVYEYLPNRSLDTFLFGWEARYRIIYGTARGLLYLHEDSQVKVVHRDLKASNILLDADMNPKISDFGLARLFSGDKTTTVTSQVVGTLGYMAPEYAVMGHLSVKLDVYSFGVLVLEIITGRRNTDACFESEVDDGGSSTMLSHVWDRWSKGTALETMDPSLDSQAPESEVLKCIHLGLLCVQENPADRPAMLDVLVMLHGQTSSFAAPSKPAFAFGHGETLSSGERPNVSGGPGNQRAPAADFSVNEMSVSEFQPR; this is encoded by the exons ATGTGGCACAATTGCTTTTGTAATCCAACAAAACGTGACAG CGACCACACCATGGACGCCATGGTATCCTTCATCCTCATGAACCTGCTGTGCAACAGCGACAACTCCTACGCCCTCAACTCCACCTACCACTCCAACGTCGTCGCGCTCCTCGGTTCCCTGTCCGCGGACGCGTCCAACTCCACGGTCGGCTTCGCCACCGgcgcggccggccgcggcccgGACCAGGTGTGGGGCCTCGCGCTCTGCCGCGGCGACGTCAACGGCACCAGCTGCGCGTCCTGCCTCGCCCTCGCCCCGGGCGTCGCGTTCGGCAACTGCAGCGGCGTCAGGGACGTCTCCGTCTACTACGACCGCTGCCTCCTCCGGTTCTCGGACGAGGACTTCCTGGCCAGCCCGGACGACCCCGCCGCGCCGGTGCAGTACGGCCTCAACCTGGAGGTCAACATCACCGGCGACCCCGGCCGGTTCGTCGGGCTCGCGGCCGACCTCGTCGGCGCGCTGTCCGGCTGGGCGGCGCACAACTCCACGTCCAGGTACGCCGCCGGGGTGATGACCTCCGCCCAGGGGTTCACGACGACGGACTTCGCCGTGGTGCGCAACATCTACGGGCTGGTGCAGTGCACGCCGGACCACGCACCGGAGTCGTGCCTGGGGTGCCTCGGCAGGCTCAGGGACGAGATGCCGGCCGTGTTCAACGGCACCTCCGGCGCGCAGTTCAACCTGGTCTGGTGCAACCTTAGGTACGAGGTGTTCCCCTTCTACGACAGCAACCCGGTGGTGAagctcgtcgcgccgccgccgccgccgccggctccggcGGGTGCGTCTGGCCGGAACGACG CGAACAGGACAAGGGGAGCGGGAAATGCATCGTCAGCAGCTGCCGTCGTCCTCGGTGTCGTCCTAGCTGGCGTCCTTGTGTCCACGTTTATCGTCTTCCTCCGGAGGAAAGCTCAAGTAAAGCAAT ATGCCGAAGAAGACGAAGATTCCGGGTCACTTCTCTTTGACCTGACAACGTTGAGAAGGGCAACGGCAAATTTCGCCGAAGAGAATAAGCTTGGGCATGGAGGTTTTGGTGCAGTGTACAAA GGGTTCTTGCCCGACGGGCGGCAGATCGCCGTGAAGAGACTGGACAAAGCCTCGTCGCAAGGCCTGAAGCAGCTGAAGAACGAGCTGCTGCTGGTCGCCAAGCTTCGGCACAACAACCTCGCGAAGCTTTACGGCGTCTGCTTGAAGGAACAAGAGAAGCTGCTTGTCTACGAGTACCTGCCCAATCGAAGCCTGGACACCTTCCTCTTCG GATGGGAGGCAAGGTACCGCATAATCTACGGAACAGCACGAGGCCTGCTGTACCTTCACGAGGACTCGCAGGTCAAGGTCGTGCACCGTGATCTCAAGGCCAGCAACATCCTGCTGGACGCCGACATGAACCCAAAGATCTCCGATTTCGGGCTGGCAAGGCTCTTCAGCGGCGACAAGACGACTACGGTCACGAGCCAAGTCGTCGGGACACT AGGGTACATGGCACCGGAGTACGCAGTCATGGGGCACCTTTCGGTCAAGCTAGATGTGTACAGCTTTGGAGTCCTGGTCCTGGAGATCATCACCGGGAGGAGAAACACCGATGCCTGCTTTGAATCAGAGGTAGACGACGGAGGATCAAGCACGATGCTGAGCCAC GTATGGGATCGCTGGTCGAAGGGAACGGCGCTGGAGACCATGGATCCGTCGCTGGACTCCCAAGCACCGGAGAGCGAGGTGCTCAAGTGCATCCACCTCGGGCTCCTCTGCGTGCAGGAGAACCCGGCGGACCGGCCGGCCATGCTGGACGTCCTCGTCATGCTCCACGGCCAAACCTCGAGTTTTGCCGCGCCGTCGAAGCCGGCGTTCGCCTTTGGGCACGGCGAGACGTTGAGCTCCGGCGAAAGGCCTAATGTGTCTGGAGGTCCAGGCAACCAAAGAGCACCTGCTGCTGATTTCTCTGTGAACGAAATGTCTGTATCAGAGTTCCAGCCTAGATAG
- the LOC112876001 gene encoding putative receptor-like protein kinase At4g00960 isoform X1, with protein MWHNCFCNPTKRDSDHTMDAMVSFILMNLLCNSDNSYALNSTYHSNVVALLGSLSADASNSTVGFATGAAGRGPDQVWGLALCRGDVNGTSCASCLALAPGVAFGNCSGVRDVSVYYDRCLLRFSDEDFLASPDDPAAPVQYGLNLEVNITGDPGRFVGLAADLVGALSGWAAHNSTSRYAAGVMTSAQGFTTTDFAVVRNIYGLVQCTPDHAPESCLGCLGRLRDEMPAVFNGTSGAQFNLVWCNLRYEVFPFYDSNPVVKLVAPPPPPPAPAGASGRNDANRTRGAGNASSAAAVVLGVVLAGVLVSTFIVFLRRKAQVKQYAEEDEDSGSLLFDLTTLRRATANFAEENKLGHGGFGAVYKGFLPDGRQIAVKRLDKASSQGLKQLKNELLLVAKLRHNNLAKLYGVCLKEQEKLLVYEYLPNRSLDTFLFAPETEKRLLLGWEARYRIIYGTARGLLYLHEDSQVKVVHRDLKASNILLDADMNPKISDFGLARLFSGDKTTTVTSQVVGTLGYMAPEYAVMGHLSVKLDVYSFGVLVLEIITGRRNTDACFESEVDDGGSSTMLSHVWDRWSKGTALETMDPSLDSQAPESEVLKCIHLGLLCVQENPADRPAMLDVLVMLHGQTSSFAAPSKPAFAFGHGETLSSGERPNVSGGPGNQRAPAADFSVNEMSVSEFQPR; from the exons ATGTGGCACAATTGCTTTTGTAATCCAACAAAACGTGACAG CGACCACACCATGGACGCCATGGTATCCTTCATCCTCATGAACCTGCTGTGCAACAGCGACAACTCCTACGCCCTCAACTCCACCTACCACTCCAACGTCGTCGCGCTCCTCGGTTCCCTGTCCGCGGACGCGTCCAACTCCACGGTCGGCTTCGCCACCGgcgcggccggccgcggcccgGACCAGGTGTGGGGCCTCGCGCTCTGCCGCGGCGACGTCAACGGCACCAGCTGCGCGTCCTGCCTCGCCCTCGCCCCGGGCGTCGCGTTCGGCAACTGCAGCGGCGTCAGGGACGTCTCCGTCTACTACGACCGCTGCCTCCTCCGGTTCTCGGACGAGGACTTCCTGGCCAGCCCGGACGACCCCGCCGCGCCGGTGCAGTACGGCCTCAACCTGGAGGTCAACATCACCGGCGACCCCGGCCGGTTCGTCGGGCTCGCGGCCGACCTCGTCGGCGCGCTGTCCGGCTGGGCGGCGCACAACTCCACGTCCAGGTACGCCGCCGGGGTGATGACCTCCGCCCAGGGGTTCACGACGACGGACTTCGCCGTGGTGCGCAACATCTACGGGCTGGTGCAGTGCACGCCGGACCACGCACCGGAGTCGTGCCTGGGGTGCCTCGGCAGGCTCAGGGACGAGATGCCGGCCGTGTTCAACGGCACCTCCGGCGCGCAGTTCAACCTGGTCTGGTGCAACCTTAGGTACGAGGTGTTCCCCTTCTACGACAGCAACCCGGTGGTGAagctcgtcgcgccgccgccgccgccgccggctccggcGGGTGCGTCTGGCCGGAACGACG CGAACAGGACAAGGGGAGCGGGAAATGCATCGTCAGCAGCTGCCGTCGTCCTCGGTGTCGTCCTAGCTGGCGTCCTTGTGTCCACGTTTATCGTCTTCCTCCGGAGGAAAGCTCAAGTAAAGCAAT ATGCCGAAGAAGACGAAGATTCCGGGTCACTTCTCTTTGACCTGACAACGTTGAGAAGGGCAACGGCAAATTTCGCCGAAGAGAATAAGCTTGGGCATGGAGGTTTTGGTGCAGTGTACAAA GGGTTCTTGCCCGACGGGCGGCAGATCGCCGTGAAGAGACTGGACAAAGCCTCGTCGCAAGGCCTGAAGCAGCTGAAGAACGAGCTGCTGCTGGTCGCCAAGCTTCGGCACAACAACCTCGCGAAGCTTTACGGCGTCTGCTTGAAGGAACAAGAGAAGCTGCTTGTCTACGAGTACCTGCCCAATCGAAGCCTGGACACCTTCCTCTTCG CACCTGAGACTGAGAAGCGTCTGTTGTTAGGATGGGAGGCAAGGTACCGCATAATCTACGGAACAGCACGAGGCCTGCTGTACCTTCACGAGGACTCGCAGGTCAAGGTCGTGCACCGTGATCTCAAGGCCAGCAACATCCTGCTGGACGCCGACATGAACCCAAAGATCTCCGATTTCGGGCTGGCAAGGCTCTTCAGCGGCGACAAGACGACTACGGTCACGAGCCAAGTCGTCGGGACACT AGGGTACATGGCACCGGAGTACGCAGTCATGGGGCACCTTTCGGTCAAGCTAGATGTGTACAGCTTTGGAGTCCTGGTCCTGGAGATCATCACCGGGAGGAGAAACACCGATGCCTGCTTTGAATCAGAGGTAGACGACGGAGGATCAAGCACGATGCTGAGCCAC GTATGGGATCGCTGGTCGAAGGGAACGGCGCTGGAGACCATGGATCCGTCGCTGGACTCCCAAGCACCGGAGAGCGAGGTGCTCAAGTGCATCCACCTCGGGCTCCTCTGCGTGCAGGAGAACCCGGCGGACCGGCCGGCCATGCTGGACGTCCTCGTCATGCTCCACGGCCAAACCTCGAGTTTTGCCGCGCCGTCGAAGCCGGCGTTCGCCTTTGGGCACGGCGAGACGTTGAGCTCCGGCGAAAGGCCTAATGTGTCTGGAGGTCCAGGCAACCAAAGAGCACCTGCTGCTGATTTCTCTGTGAACGAAATGTCTGTATCAGAGTTCCAGCCTAGATAG